GCATTTTAACGGTACCTCAAAGATGTTTGCCTATGTGCGGTATTCGGACGGGCACAAACACATTGTTCCCATAGAAGATATAAAAAAATTTGACCCTAAAAATTATAAACAGAATTATTTGTACCTTGTTCGCTGGGAAAACACGTTTTATCAAGCTCAGGTACTTCTGATAAAAGGTAAGGTTAACGTTTTGATGAAGTAAGACTGACTACGTCCGTTAACGTTATATTGTTTACTTACTTAACGTAACTTACCTTTCAGAGACCCGTGAAGAGATGGAGGAGGAACTGGCTAACCCGTCCAAGCGGATAAGGACAGCAAAAGTCCTCAACCAGGATGACGAAAAggaagtgtttgaaactgaaaaagaaaaaggagctctgaaaaagaaaaacgtaacgtatttataaaaatcttattttaaacctCTGAATGTTACCTCATAGATTGGCGTGATCTTCGTCTTCACACTGTAACTTCCGCTTGTCAAACGAATCactttaaaatgaatacatttgagTCCAAATGACTGGCAGTTCATATGAATCACTCCAGTTTGTTAGCTGTCTTACAATGAATCAGATGAATCAGATTATGGAGTCATTTTAGGTAGAGTCGCTAATCGGTTCATTCGAACACTTCGCGTGCATGCGCGTCAAAGTTCGTATATACAGAGTTTTAATGCTAATTGtacgaatatttaaaaaatatatattttaaatagttttaaaacattaataacctTTAAAGTATTAACACTCGTAAATTTTGAATTCAGGTCTATTTATAAGTTATAACTTTAACTAGACCTGAATTCAAAATTTACGACTGTTAATACTTTAAAGGTCTTATTGTAAGATCTATGATCTCTTATGTGTTTGACGATATAAGGCATTGATCCATTATCATAAATTGCATAGCAGTTTAATGAATTCAAACTTTTGTTTAAAGAATTAATTAgactatattataaaattatCAAGTATTAAAATGTCTTGGACATAACAGTTTTTAAAGTTATCAAGAAAAGTTGTGAATGTCTAATCTTGCTTAGCATGGTTCCAAACTTGTATGACCTTTTCCCGTGAGGTTTCCCTTTACCTTTATATATTTGACAATAaaacgtttatttaaaaaaagaaagctgCCAATTTCTTTCTACAATTCTGTACAGTTCATTAATTATAACTGTATCAATGATTTGTAGAAAACACTGAGGACTGCTGAAGcctcagaaaaaagaaaaacactgctCAAAATTCTAGAAGACAGAAAGGAGAGGAAGAGAGAGGCCCCACTTTTTGAAATGGGTCGTCCCAAAAACACAGATGACAGAAGTCACAAATTTTCTGACAGTGAAGAGGAAGTAATAACTCAGAAAATACGTGAAGATTTGCAAAGAAAATATAGATcaatgaagaagaaaaaacaagagCTTCAAGAAGATCTGGAGAAATGTACAAACAAGTAAGAGTTTAATCATGAACAATTTCCATTTgtttatattctttaaaaaaaaggtcaGATATTTCAGAGTATTATGAAAATCTGATCAAGAAAAAAGTTTTTCTCTCTGATTTTTGTTCTCTACCAAATTTAAGGTGTGCTAAATTAGAAAAAGAGAAACAGGATCTTGTTGAAGAGCTGGCCACCTACAAAAGCCTCAACATAACACTGCAGCACAATATAGATGAAGTGCTACAAAGAGCCTTCTCCAAAAAAGGTATTATTCCAAATCATTTACACCACATTCAAAATTTTCAGACCAATTCTCTggcattaattcatttttttttatttgtatctttatCTTACAATTTATGCTAAAATTCCTCCCAGTTGATGGCCTTTAATGGTTTATTATATCTTATTGGCTTCagatttgtgttgttttggcTATTTTGCTTTTTGTATCTCAAATAtgtcttttttcattttagtGTATTCAAAAATAAATGGTTATTGAATTGAAATAAAACTTTTTCAATTTAAAACATCAACACACAGTATTTATCTCtaccaattatatatatatatatatatatatatatatatatatatatatatatatatatatatatatatatatatatatatatttattgttcttatatttttgttcttttcaGGTCCATCTTTTCTTAGTAGACCTTCTGGCTCTTTTGAGAGCACACCTGAGAGATCAGATGAGCTGCCCAATGGTTCTGAGGACAACAACGACACCTATGAACCAATGAGACTTTATGAAGTAAATGGTGACAAGGTACATTACTATATTTTATCAAGCCTTTTTACACTATTGGTTTCACACATCAAAAAGTTAACTTTTCCTTAAAATTTCTTTCCAACAGTTTTCCAATCTTTTTAATTCtcagaaatattattttttctgcCTTTTGGTCTATTACATGGGACAGCTTCATTTACTCCAAAAAGTGTTCTTTTCACTTTTCAAATCTAAAGTGTTGTAATATTTTGACGTTTTACtgtaaaagcaaattaaatagcATATATACATAGTTTGTGTTAAATAATGTTACTGTTAACTCTAGCTTTAAAACTTGCTCACAACTGTTAAATATTATgactaaatgtatgttttaatctATTTAAGTAACCATGTTATAACCTAGATACAACATTTAGGTTGTACAACCTTTTTTACACAATTGCATACATGCTTTTTAATGTGtaaacctaaccccacccctaacctcaCAGTGATATCAATAGCTCTATTGAGTGCAAGGATCTGAGACTGCATTTCAGAGATTACACATCTCACATTGCATGCGCAAGTAGCCGGATACTATTGCACAGATTCATTTTTGAAAGCATTTGTGAATAATATCTGCCCTGAAAAGAGTTCAGAAAATTTCCACCTGAACCACTGAAATAATTAGAGATCTTTACAACTTCTTGTTTTTAATttgaaatcataaaaaaaaatgcaaaacaattttttttttgcgataGCCAAATTTCTACAGTCAAGAAAAAAACACCCCATTTTTTGCTCATCTTCTTTTTTATTAGACAACTCACTTATTTACTTTCGttgatattaattttaaaaaagccgCTGGTCCTTTTTAtgtgtattatttgcaaactgaaATGAGACTGAACGTCTAAAAAAGATTTACAAAAGTCATTTACAAATGACCATGCCTGCTCTTATTGGAAAAATAAGGTGGATATATCTgtgatgtttattattttaatagtttgtttGTCCAAATAAATTGGTTTTAGGTGGTCTTTACAAGATAGTTCAATCAAAGAATTACACAATTTACTCATTCTCAAATGGTTAAAACATttatgtttctttcttctattgaacacatacacacaaataataTAAAGTCAATGGATG
The Danio rerio strain Tuebingen ecotype United States chromosome 4, GRCz12tu, whole genome shotgun sequence genome window above contains:
- the LOC141381669 gene encoding BEN domain-containing protein 5-like isoform X1 gives rise to the protein MFAYVRYSDGHKHIVPIEDIKKFDPKNYKQNYLYLVRWENTFYQAQVLLIKETREEMEEELANPSKRIRTAKVLNQDDEKEVFETEKEKGALKKKNKTLRTAEASEKRKTLLKILEDRKERKREAPLFEMGRPKNTDDRSHKFSDSEEEVITQKIREDLQRKYRSMKKKKQELQEDLEKCTNKCAKLEKEKQDLVEELATYKSLNITLQHNIDEVLQRAFSKKGPSFLSRPSGSFESTPERSDELPNGSEDNNDTYEPMRLYEVNGDKIHIGDNIWIREEVWKKIKSAAKDSLFVKEMAVALWGTATLKTRSVSGKECPTKNSSAKPPLTPSKLQVLRVCFSDWLKQKEPERKEREKRENQVGYYISQKIQDIIKKENKK
- the LOC141381669 gene encoding uncharacterized protein isoform X2; translated protein: MFAYVRYSDGHKHIVPIEDIKKFDPKNYKQNYLYLVRWENTFYQAQVLLIKETREEMEEELANPSKRIRTAKVLNQDDEKEVFETEKEKGALKKKNKTLRTAEASEKRKTLLKILEDRKERKREAPLFEMGRPKNTDDRSHKFSDSEEEVITQKIREDLQRKYRSMKKKKQELQEDLEKCTNKCAKLEKEKQDLVEELATYKSLNITLQHNIDEVLQRAFSKKGPSFLSRPSGSFESTPERSDELPNGSEDNNDTYEPMRLYEVNGDKHTYM